In Molothrus ater isolate BHLD 08-10-18 breed brown headed cowbird chromosome 7, BPBGC_Mater_1.1, whole genome shotgun sequence, one genomic interval encodes:
- the ATP5MC3 gene encoding ATP synthase F(0) complex subunit C3, mitochondrial: protein MFACAKLATSPSLIRAGSRVLYRPISASVLSRPEVKNGEGKSTVIGAQNTVSQLALREFQTSAISRDIDTAAKFIGAGAATVGVAGSGAGIGTVFGSLIIGYARNPSLKQQLFSYAILGFALSEAMGLFCLMVAFLILFAM from the exons ATGTTCGCCTGCGCCAAGCTCGCCACCTCGCCCTCCCTG ATCCGTGCTGGATCAAGAGTCTTGTACAGACCAATTTCGGCATCTGTGTTGTCTAGGCCAGAGGTCAAGAATGGAGAG ggCAAGTCAACAGTTATCGGGGCCCAAAATACTGTCTCCCAGCTAGCACTTAGGGAATTCCAGACTAGTGCTATCAGCAGGGACATTGACACTGCTGCCAAATTCATTGGTGCTGGTGCAGCCACAGTAGGTGTGGCTGGTTCTGGTGCTGGAATTGGAACAGTCTTCGGTAGTCTAATCATTGGTTATGCCAG aaatccttctctgaagcagcagctgttctCATATGCTATCCTGGGATTCGCCCTGTCTGAAGCTATGGGTCTCTTCTGTCTGATGGTTGCTTTCTTGATCCTATTTGCCATGTGA